In Erigeron canadensis isolate Cc75 chromosome 1, C_canadensis_v1, whole genome shotgun sequence, a single window of DNA contains:
- the LOC122585809 gene encoding pectinesterase-like, with translation MALDRGKKKKFTVIALTTILLVAAVVGTFVHTRKLIDESKQSKAIEIDTQKAGGKKTAILIAATTVIILCKYTDFRDICRQTLDRIRAGLREPRDLIKGGFLAAVDNVQFAIERSYPLRQAAKDPRAAAALDQCKELLNTSIEDLKRSINRVNLFDITKLKDNTVELRVWLSGAVTYQETCLDAFENTTGDSGLMMTKLLELGHKLTRNSLAMIDGVIEFPQTTTTPELSHDDPNSPYPSWADSSRRALINVNPGNLRPNVVVAQDGSGTFKTIMDAVHTAPQKSGEPYIILIKAGTYKEDVTIPRHVDNVVLIGEGPLKTRITGSKNFIDGVSTYNTATVAVNGDGFMARDIGFENSAGPEKHQAVALRVSADMSIFHNCMMDGFQDTLYTHSYRQFYRHCTITGTIDFIFGNAAAVFQDCKMIVRKPMSNQGCMVTAQGRKDQHSVGGLVLDGCTITAEPEFMNAVPMPKSYLGRPWKEFSRTIIMQSFIDKNIDPEGWSPWTGTFGQDTCYYAEFNNKGPGADTSRRVTWKGIKKISPQEAQSFTPGTYIQGDTWIKPSNVPYDAGMMKI, from the exons atggcTTTGGATAGGGGGAAAAAGAAGAAATTTACAGTTATCGCGCTTACTACCATCCTTTTGGTGGCAGCTGTTGTCGGCACCTTTGTCCATACTCGAAAACTTATTGATGAATCCAAACAAAGCAAGGCCATTGAAATCGATACGCAAAAGGCTGGTGGCAAGAAAACCGCTATTTTGATTGCAGCAACGACTGTGATCATTTTGTGCAAATACACCGATTTCAGGGATATTTGTAGGCAGACATTGGATAGAATAAGGGCCGGGTTGAGAGAACCAAGGGATCTTATAAAAGGAGGCTTTTTAGCTGCCGTGGATAATGTGCAATTCGCGATAGAAAGATCATACCCCCTTAGACAAGCCGCAAAGGATCCTAGAGCCGCGGCGGCTTTGGACCAATGTAAAGAGCTTCTCAATACTTCCATTGAAGATCTCAAAAGATCAATTAACAGAGTGAATCTATTTGATATCACAAAGTTGAAAGATAACACAGTTGAGCTTCGGGTTTGGCTTAGTGGTGCTGTTACCTATCAAGAAACATGTCTTGATGCATTTGAAAACACAACAGGGGATTCTGGATTGATGATGACAAAGTTGTTGGAATTAGGACACAAGCTTACAAGAAACAGTCTTGCAATGATAGATGGTGTCATTGAGTT TCCCCAAACGACGACGACTCCTGAGTTATCCCATGATGATCCAAACTCACCTTATCCTTCATGGGCAGATAGTTCAAGACGCGCCCTAATTAACGTTAATCCAGGGAACTTAAGGCCTAACGTCGTTGTGGCTCAAGATGGGTCCGGTACTTTTAAGACCATCATGGATGCCGTTCATACAGCTCCCCAAAAGTCAGGCGAACCATATATCATACTTATCAAGGCAGGTACTTACAAAGAAGATGTCACGATTCCTAGGCATGTCGACAACGTTGTCTTGATTGGAGAAGGTCCACTTAAAACCAGGATCACCGGAAGCAAGAACTTCATTGACGGAGTCTCTACTTACAATACTGCTACCGTTG CGGTTAACGGGGATGGCTTCATGGCCAGAGACATAGGATTTGAGAACAGTGCAGGACCTGAAAAGCATCAAGCAGTAGCATTGCGTGTCTCAGCCGACATGTCCATTTTCCACAACTGTATGATGGATGGTTTTCAGGATACTCTTTACACCCATTCATATCGACAATTCTATCGCCACTGCACCATTACTGGAACAATCGACTTCATATTTGGAAACGCTGCAGCCGTTTTCCAGGACTGCAAGATGATAGTCAGGAAGCCAATGAGCAACCAAGGATGTATGGTCACAGCCCAAGGACGTAAAGACCAACATTCCGTGGGTGGCCTTGTCCTTGATGGCTGCACCATCACCGCCGAGCCAGAGTTCATGAACGCGGTCCCAATGCCCAAATCCTATCTCGGACGTCCATGGAAAGAATTCTCTAGGACCATCATTATGCAATCATTCATTGACAAGAACATTGACCCGGAAGGATGGTCACCATGGACCGGGACGTTTGGTCAAGACACGTGTTACTATGCCGAATTTAACAACAAAGGTCCGGGCGCAGACACTTCAAGGAGGGTCACATGGAAAGGAATTAAGAAAATATCTCCACAAGAGGCTCAGAGTTTTACTCCAGGAACTTACATACAAGGGGATACATGGATCAAACCATCTAATGTCCCATATGATGCTGGAATGATGAAGATCTAA